The Oncorhynchus gorbuscha isolate QuinsamMale2020 ecotype Even-year unplaced genomic scaffold, OgorEven_v1.0 Un_scaffold_1521, whole genome shotgun sequence nucleotide sequence caacacacaccagggtccagacagagacagacagacaacacaccaGGGTCcagacaagacagagacagacagacaacacacaccaggGTCTGTTTCTTGATCAGAGGTGCGTCTCCATCGAACACGAAGACAGGTCTGATGCGGAAATAGAGCAATTTACAAAGACGATGGAACAGGGTGATCAGGTGGGCATTCTGGACACTGTtaccctccctgtctctcacacCCTTCACTGCCTGGTTCAACCAGATACTGATGTCTGGGAGAGGGACAGGTCAAGGATCTCTacagagacacaggcagacaACTAGCTAACTTTACAgaatgtttacatactcatctcatatgtatatactgaacagctatatcatctactgcatcttgatgtaataaatgtatcactagccactttatataatgtttacataccctacattactcatctcatatgtatatactgtcctctatatcatctactgcatctttctgtaataaatgtatcactagtcactttaaacaatgccactttatataatgtttacataccctacattactcatctcatatgtatatactgtactctatatcatctactgcatctttctgtaataaatatatcactagtcactttaaacaatgctatctaatataatgtttacataccctacattactcatctcatatgtatatactgtactctatatcatctactgcatctttctgtaataaatatatcactagtcactttaaacaatgctatctaatataatgtttacataccctacattactcatctcatatgtatatactgtactctatatcatctactgcatctttctgtaataaatatatcactagtcactttaaacaatgctatctaatataatgtttacataccctacattattaatctcatatgtatatattgtactctataccatagactgcatcttgccatcttgatgtaataaatgtatcactagtcactttaaacaattccactttatataatgtttacataccctacattattcatctcatatgtatatattgtactctataccatagactgcatcttgccatcttgatgtaataaatgtatcactagtcactttaaacaattccactttatataatgtttacataccctacattattcatctcatatgtatatattgtactctataccatctactgcatccttatgtaatacatgtatcactagccactttaactatgccactttgtttacatactcatctcatatgtatatactgtactcaataccatctactgcatcttgcctatgctgctctgtaccatcactcattcatatatccttattctttatccccttacacggtctataaggtagtagttgtggaattgttaggttagattaatagttggttattactgcattgtcggaactagaagcacaagcatttcgctacactctcattaacatctgctaaccatgtgtgtgaccaatttttaaaatcatttttatttcaactttatttaaccaggtaggctagttgagaacaagttctcatttacaactgcgacctggccaagataaagcatagcagtgtgaacagacaacaacacagagttacacatggagtaattTGGTTTCCTCCACAATACACTAGACACCAACTCTATGTAAGATGCAGACACATGTTATGACTGGGATGTGCAGTAGTTATGGGTGGGAGATTGAGTGGAAGAAGTAGGGAACCCTACTTTTAAAAACAAGTcaagaacaaggagagagaaagaaagagtttaAGAGAGCGATAGGTGGGGGACTTCCTTGTGGTGTCCGGAAGGATACCGACAGCCAGGATCTTGCCCTCGAGCGTCTCGGGGTTGACGGGCTTCCCGGTGGTCTCAAGCAGCTTCCACAGCCCGTGTACCCCCATTGCTCTCCGAGTGACAGCCTAGACAACATCAAGACCAAAATAAGACTATGGCAAATCGCCCATATCGTAGTAGTTATTTGAAAAGCTTgattcaaatacacacacaggtgGATATCAAACTCACCTGTACTAGAGGACAATAGTTTAACCAGAATTTATTATCTTcggtacattttttaaaagttgtCTTCTGTGGGTGTAACAATATATTATTTCCTACGGTGGAACACAGTAGTGCGGATAAAAGTTccggttattattattattattccgcGGTTTGGTAATTTTGTAACGCTGTCGTCTCAACTTCCGTTTACTGATCCTGAATCAGATTTGGGATATCTGTTTACTGTCCCCACTATGGATGAGAAATCGTCCAAGCTGATTCAGAGTCTGTTTCCTGCCGGAAACCCCTCCACGTCCGCCAAGCCAACAGCGTCCGGTCGCTGAGAACACAAACAAGATGGCGACCAAGATTTAACAGAGGAAATCTTTTCAACAACAGTAATGTGCATGTTTATTCTCATACCGTTTTGATATCTCTCTTACGTTACACTCATTTTACACTGCTGATGTTAGTTATCAATGTTTACACGTTTATGTCCAGGGTCTTTGTTTCCTACTCGGTTTGCTTTGTTGTTAGTGTCTGTTAGTTGAGGAAAGCTGAACTCCCTTCTCTTATATCCTTATCTGACCGGCTGGGTGTTGGTCATGTGCTGCCACTGCTGTTAAACAACTAGTTGGAAAGGGCTAGCCAGGTTAAACAACTAGTTGGAAAGGGCTAGCCAGGTTAAACAACTAGTTGGAAAGGGCTAGCCAGGTTAAACAACTAGTTGGAAAGGGCTAGCCAGGTTAAACAACTAGTTGGAAAGGGCTGGCCAGGTTAAACAACTAGTTGGAAAGGGCTAGCCAGGTTAAACAACTAGTTGGAAAGGGCTAGCCAGGTTAAACAACTAGTTGGAAAGGGCTGGCCAGGTTAAACAACTAGTTGGAAAGGGCTGGCCAGGTTAAACAACTAGTTGGAAAGGGCTAGCCAGGTTAAACAACTAGTTGGAAAGGGCTGGCCAGGTTAAACAACTAGTTGGAAAGGGCTAGCCAGGTTAAACAACTAGTTGGAAAGGGCTAGCCAGGTTAAACAACTAGTTAGAAAGGGCTAGCCAGGTTAAACAACTAGTTGGAAAGGGCTGGCCAGGTTAAACAACTAGTTGGAAAGGGCTAGCCAGGTTAAACAACTAGTTGGAAAGGGCTGGCCAGGTTAAACAACTAGTTGGAAAGGGCTAGCCAGGTTAAACAACTAGTTGGAAAGGGCTGGCCAGGTTAAACAACTAGTTGGAAAGGGCTGGCCAGGTTAAACAACTAGTTGGAAAGGGCTAGCCAGGTTAAACAACTAGTTGGAAAGGGCTGGCCAGGTTAAACAACTAGTTGGAAAGGGCTAGCCAGGTTAAACAACTAGTTGGAAAGGGCTGGCCAGGTTAAACAACTAGTTGGAAAGGGCTAGCCAGGTTAAACAACTAGTTGGAAAGGGCTAGCCAGGTTAAACAACTAGTTAGAAAGGGCTAGCCAGGTTAAACAACTAGTTGGAAAGGGCTGGCCAGGTTAAACAACTAGTTGGAAAGGGCTAGCCAGGTTAAACAACTAGTTGGAAAGGGCTGGCCAGGTTAAACAACTAGTTGGAAAGGGCTAGCCAGGTTAAACAACTAGTTGGAAAGGGCTAGCCAGGTTAAACTACTAGTTGGAAAGGGCTAGCCAGGTTAAACAACTAGTTGGAAAGGGCTAGCCAGGTTAAACAACTAGTTGGAAAGGGCTAGCCAGGTTAAACTACTAGTTGGAAAGGGCTAGCCAGGTTAAACAACTAGTTGGAAAGGGCTAGCCAGGTTAAACAACTAGTTGGAAAGGGCTAGCCAGGTTAAACAACTAGTTAGAAAGGGCTAGCCAGGTTAAACAACTAGTTGGAAAGGGCTGGCCAGGTTAAACAACTAGTTGGAAAGGGCTAGCCAGGTTAAACAACTAGTTGGAAAGGGCTGGCCAGGTTAAACAACTAGTTGGAAAGGGCTAGCCAGGTTAAACAACTAGTTGGAAAGGGCTAGCCAGGTTAAACTACTAGTTGGAAAGGGCTAGCCAGGTTAAACAACTAGTTGGAAAGGGCTAGCCAGGTTAAACAACTAGTTGGAAAGGGCTAGCCAGGTTAAACTACTAGTTGGAAAGGGCTAGCCAGGTTAAACAACTAGTTGGAAAGGGCTAGCCAGGTTAAACAACTAGTTGGAAAGGGCTAGCCAGGTTAAACAACTAGTTGGAAAGGGCAGCTGTTTTGACTCTTCATTTTACCAATTCAAAACatattaaaaaaacaaaataattgAAGGCAGAAAAAGTCCATTGGCTAGTTACAGGAGCTGTGCGAGATTCTCTCGCTACtttcttattttatttgattcattTAACATGTCTGACAGGGTGGTAAACTCCGAATCAACATCTGTCTGTCTTCGGGAGAGAGATCTAAACTGCCATCCTGGAAGTCGTCCACCGCCCTGTCCCCCTATCATTCCACTGGACTGTTGTGAAGACTTCCTCCACCGTCATGTCTACCGCTACAGTAGCAGACCGAGGTAagccatacgtagaatgtatgcacacatgactgtaagtcgctttggataaaagcgtctgctaaatggcatatcaaatcaaaatcaaatcaaaagacTTCCTCCACCATAATGTCTACCGCTGCAGTAGCAGACAGAGGTAAGCCGTTATCACCCCCTATCATTCCACTGTTGTTTACATCCTCCCCCTGCATCCTCTCAGCCAATCACACACAGCCATGTTGAGACCTGATAACTCCTCCAGCCaatacattgagagagagagataacattcCAGAATGTTTGCCATGTTCCAGGTTCCGTCCGTCCAGTCAGGGGCCCCGGCGACGGCATGGAGACAGACAAGCCCCCAGTCGCTAAGGAGATCGGTGTCGTGGATACGCCTCTGTCTTCGGTGCCACTACTTAAGGTAGCTTGTCCCAAACAAAGCCCCAAGAAGACGCACCCTGCCCCCGCCAGCCTCCAGCACAGCCCCCACTCCACCCCGCAGCAGAGCCCCAGAGCCACCCCGTCTGCGCCCCAGCCCCCCGGGGTGCTCCACCTGGGGAAGGTTCCTCGGGAGGCCTGCATGGTGGTGGAGGCGGTGAGGATCGTTGTTCCCCGTGCCGCCATCAGCCGGAGTGGGGGTCATGTGGGCCTGgctgaggagaaaggagaggccTGGGCTGGGCAGCAGATGGAGGAGcggcctccctcccctcctctggaGGACCTGAGAGGAGCCATGGAGAAGCTGCagaactcagagagaagactgcTGCAGGACAAGGAGGGGCTCCTCAACCAGCTCCACGTGCAGACTGAGGTGGGTAAATGAGTtaacttaaaggcccagtgccaTCAAAAACATCAAattactgtgttttatatatatttccacactgagtTTGGAGAACtactgtgaaaattatgataaggaccttttagtgtaagagctgttggAAAAGACTTCCTGAGCCCGTTTTGTTTCCAAACCTCTCTACCCaagttttggtgggatggaggtttggcctgtctggtgacatcaccaggaggtaaagttaatagaccaataatagaccaataagaaagagttccaaacctctctgccaataacagctagttttcagctTTCCCTTCACCACTCAGGCCACGCCCAGACAGTCCAaactaaattcttgcttgagaaattattcctagctaagaagctatttctgtttcttttttataaAACCATTTTTAATTGAAGACGATCACGGTGAGGACCTTAATTGTTCCccagaaataatttgatattgagagatttaaaaaaaaacagctgCATTTGGGCCTTTAACACTATGAAACACGTTATTTAGAGttgttcagtgactgtaggagttAATCTGGATCGTGAGTTttgttcagtgactgtaggagttaatctggaccctgagttttgttcagtgactgtaggagttAATCTGGACCCTGAGTTTTGTTCAATGACTGTAGGAGTTTATCTGGACCCTGAGTTttgttcagtgactgtaggagttaatctggaccccgagttttgttcagtgactgtaggagttaatctgagttttgttcagtgactgcaggagttaatctggaccctgagttttgttcagtgactgtaggagttaatctggaccctgagttttgttcagtgactgtaggagttaatctggaccccgagttttgttcagtgactgtaggagttAATCTGGACCCTGAGTTTGCCTTTGTCCCGATAAGGACAGAACTCTGGTCCATATTTGAACCGACTCAActctgtgttgtcctataggTGAACAGAGAGTTGAAGAAGCTGCTGGTAGCCTCTGTAGGTGATGACCTGCAGTACCATTTTGAGCGTCTGGCCAGAGAGAAGAACCAGCTGATCTTAGAGAACGAGGCTCTGGGTCGCAGCCGGGCCTCCACAGCAGAACAGCTGGAACGCATGTCTATACAATGTGATGTCTGGAGGAGCAAGTTCCTAGCGTccaggtaggggtgtgtgtgtgtgtgtgtgtgtgtgtgtgtgtgtgtgtgtgtgtgtgtgtgtgtgtgtgtgtgtgtgtgtgtgtgtgtgtgtgtgtgtgtgtgtgtgtgtgtgtgtgtgtgtgtgtgtgtgtgtgtgtgtgtgtgtgtatcgactgactgttgtgtgtgtggtattTCTTCAAGAGTGATGGCGGAGGAGCTGACCAATGCCAGGGTTTCTCTCCAGCACCAGACCAGAGAGGCTCAGAGCGCCATAACAGACCTGCTGAGTGAGAGAGACGAGTTCTCTAGAGACATGATGCTAacccacaggtacaacacacagacatgatgctaacccacagttacaacacacagacatgatgctaacccacaggtacaacacacagacatgatgctaacccacagttacaacacacagacatgatgctaacccacaggtacaacacacagacatgatgctaacccacaggtacaacacacagacatgaggctaacccacaggtacaacacacagacatgaggctaacccacaggtacaacacacagacatgatgctaacccacaggtacaacacacagacatgatgctaacccacaggtacaacacacagGCATGATGCTAACACACAGTCATGATGCTAacccacaggtacaacacacagacatgatgctaacccacaggtacaacacacagacacgatgctaacccacaggtacaacacacagacatgatgataacccacaggtacaacacacagacatgatgctaacccacaggtacaacacacagacatgatgctaacccacaggtacaacacacagacatgatgctaacccacaggtacaacacacagacatgacgctaacccacaggtacaacacacagacatgatgctaacccacaggtacaacacacagacatgatgctaacccacaggtacaacacacagGCATGATGCTAACACACAGTCATGATGCTAacccacaggtacaacacacagacatgatgctaacccacaggtacaacacacagacacgacgctaacccacaggtacaacacacagacacgatgctaacccacaggtacaacacacagacatgatgttaacccacagttacaacacacagacatgatgctaacccacaggtacaacacacagacatgatgctaacccacaacacacagacatgatgctaacccacaacacacagacatgatgctaacccacaggtacaacacacagacatgatgctaacccacaggtacaacacacagacatgatgctaACCCACAGGTACAACCGACAGACATGACGCTAACCCACAGGTACAACCGACAGACATGACGCTAACCCACAGGTACAACACAGACATGATGCTAACCcacagttacaacacacagacatgacgctaacccacaggtacaacacacagacatgacgctaacccacaggtacaacacacagacatgatgctaacccacaggtacaacacacagacatgatgctaacccacaggtacaacacacagacatgatgctaacccacaggtacaacacacagacatgatgctaacccacaggtacaacacacagacatgatgctaacccacaggtacaacacacagacatgatgctaacccacagttacaacacacagacatgatgctaacccacaggtacaacacacagacatgatgctaACCCACAGGTACAACCGACAGACATGACGCTAacccacaggtacaacacacagacacgaggctaacccacaggtacaacacacagacatgacgctaacccacaggtacaacacacagacatgacgctaacccacaggtacaacacacagacatgatgctaACCCACAACACACAGGCATGATGCTAacccacaggtacaacacacaggcatgatgctaacccacaggtacaacacacagacatgatgctaacccacaggtacaacacacagacatgatgctaacccacaggtacaacacacagacatgatgctaacccacagttacaacacacagacatgatgctaacccacaggtacaacacacagacatgatgctaacccacaggtacaacacacagacatgatgctaacccacaggtacaacacacagacatgatgctaacccacaggtacaacacacagacatgatgctaacccacagttacaacacacagacatgatgctaACCCACAGGTACAGGAGGACTTCTATACAACACACTAGTGGTAAAACTCACATAGGAACATAAAGTTACTGAGATCCCCACCACACTACCGGCGATACAgaggatgtgtttgtgtgtctctctctcccaggtctCTGGAGCAGCTGCTGGTCTCTCTCCAGTGGGGTCGACAGCAGACCTACTACCCCAGTGGCCAGCCACTCAGCACGGGAGAACTAGCCCTAGCCAATCACAAGCTGGCGGACGCCATCAACTCCCGCCTGCTGGGGAAGGTTGGGCCAGTAGGGAGCAGCAGTGGAGCCGGGCTGGGGAAAGGAAGACAGATCTCAGAGCTCCCTAACACCTCACACACGCCTGCTGAGAAGATGGCTGAGAAGGTAGGAAGTGGAGTGGGACCCCCCCCCAGCAGGACTCTCACACTGGCCTCTAATCCAGAAACAACCCGctcactctttctgtctttctctccccccccgtGTCTTTCTCcccccgtctctttctctctcctccccccgtctctttctctctccccccccgtctctttctctctcctcccccccccgtctctttctctccccctctctatctccgacTCCTCCCCCCCGTGTCTTTCTCCCCCcccgtgtctttctctccccccgtgtcttttctctctctcccccccggtgtctttctctccccccgtGTCTTTCTCCCCCCTTCTCAGGTGTTGAAGATCCTGGACCCTATTTCCCGTTCAGACAACGAGGAAGagccctcccccctctctatctccgacTCCTCCCCCTCGGCCTTCCTGACCAATAAGAAGAGCATCGGCCGGTTCCACCCTTACACTCGCTATGAGAACATCACCTTCAACTGCTGCGAGCGCTGCAGCGGAGACATCCTGGTCCTCTAGGGGTCAGAGGGCAGGGGTCGTGACCTTTAACCTGGACAGGTCGACGCAGGCCGCTGTGAGGAACACCAGCCGGCTCTCCCTCCGTCGAACCGTCTGGTTTCACAGCGGCCTCAGAGCGGGACTTGACTGGAAGCACGGCAGAAGCTGACGAAACAACCGCTGATTTTAATTGGCTGATCTCTCTCAGTCCGTCACCGTCTCATAACTCTTAGAACCTCCCACGACATTGTGGGCTTCAGAACGTGAGCAGAGCAAGTGATTTAAACAAGGAAGTGAGTTCGGAGAATCTGAAAATGTTCCATCTTAGAATCAATGGGGCTTCCCCAAAAAAATATGGTCAAAGTTGGACCACGGACGGCCGAGTGTCTGTGGGTTTCTGGTCCTTCCTTGTACTTGACTGGtgaattagtaaggaactctcctcacctggttgtctaggttactgattagtaaggaactcccctcacctggttgtctaggttactgattagtaaggaactcccctcacctggttgtctaggttactgattagtaaggaactcccctcacctggttgtctaggttactgattagtaaggaactcccctcacctagTTGTCTAGGTTACTGATTAGCAAGGAACTAccttcacctggttgtctaggttactaattagtaaggaactaccttcacctggttgtctaggttactGATTAGTAAGCAACTAccttcacctggttgtctaggttactgattagtaaggaactcccctcacctggttgtctaggttactgattagtaaggaactcccctcacctggttgtctaggttactgattagtaaggaactcccctcacctggttgtctaggttactgattagtaaggaactcccctcacctggttgtctaggttactgattagtaaggaactcccctcacctggttgtctaggttactgattagtaaggaactcccctcacctggttgtctaggttactgattagtaaggaactccactcacctggttgtctaggttactgattaaatcaaatcaaatcaaatcaaatttatttatatagcccttcgtacatcagctgatatctcaaagtgctgtacagaaacccagcctaaaaccccaaacagcaaacaatgcaggtgtaaaagcacggtggctaggaaaaactccctagaaaggccaaaacctaggaagaaacctagagaggaaccgggctatgtggggtggccagtcctcttctggctgtgccgggtagagattataacagaacatgaccaagatgttcaaatgttcataaatgaccagcatggtcaaataataataaggcagaacagttgaaactggagcagcagcacagtcagatggactggggacagcaaggag carries:
- the LOC124023163 gene encoding golgin-45-like, whose product is MSTATVADRGSVRPVRGPGDGMETDKPPVAKEIGVVDTPLSSVPLLKVACPKQSPKKTHPAPASLQHSPHSTPQQSPRATPSAPQPPGVLHLGKVPREACMVVEAVRIVVPRAAISRSGGHVGLAEEKGEAWAGQQMEERPPSPPLEDLRGAMEKLQNSERRLLQDKEGLLNQLHVQTEVNRELKKLLVASVGDDLQYHFERLAREKNQLILENEALGRSRASTAEQLERMSIQCDVWRSKFLASRVMAEELTNARVSLQHQTREAQSAITDLLSERDEFSRDMMLTHRSLEQLLVSLQWGRQQTYYPSGQPLSTGELALANHKLADAINSRLLGKVGPVGSSSGAGLGKGRQISELPNTSHTPAEKMAEKVLKILDPISRSDNEEEPSPLSISDSSPSAFLTNKKSIGRFHPYTRYENITFNCCERCSGDILVL